TCTGATTTTAACGGGAAGCATTTTCCTAGAGTGAATTTAACATCTAGTTCTAGAATCTTGAAAACAACAATAATAGCACCTAAGTGCAGTTTATCAGCTTCTAGGCCAGCTTCTCAGCCTAGATTTATCCAGCACAAGAAAGAGGCTTTTTGGTTCTATAGATTCCTATCCATTGTATATGACCATGTGATAAACCCGGGCCACTGGACTGAAGACATGAGAGACGATGCATTAGAACCTGCTGATCTTAGTGACAGGAATATGTTAGTGGTAGATGTCGGTGGTGGCACTGGTTTCACTACTCTGGGCATTGTTAAGCATGTGGATGCTAAAAATGTTACAATTCTTGATCAATCTCCTCATCAGCTTGCAAAGGCCAAGCAAAAGGAGCCTTTAAAGGAGTGTAAGATCATTGAGGGTGATGCAGAAGATCTGCCATTTCCTACTGACTATGCAGACAGATATGTGTCTGCTGGGAGgtaaattttctcttttattacaTTCATCGCCTTTTATTTGATCTGAATTCATCGCCTTTTATTccaagagaaaaatatatcctCATGTTTATATTGGAATTCAGTCAATTTCCTAGTAATGGAACTTACCAATTGTTCTTCTCAGTATTGAGTACTGGCCAGATCCGCAACGGGGCATCAGGGAAGCATATAGGGTCTTGAAACTAGGAGGAAAGGCCTGCTTAATTGGTCCAGTGTACCCAACATTTTGGCTGTCCCGCTTCTTTGCAGATGTTTGGATGCTGTTCCCAAAGGAGGAAGAATACATTGAATGGTTCCAAAAGGCCGGGTTTAAGGATGTTCAGTTGAAGAGGATTGGCCCAAAATGGTATCGCGGTGTTCGAAGGCACGGACTAATCATGGGATGTTCTGTAACAGGTGTTAAACCTGCTTCTGGAGATTCTCCTTTACAGGTTATTATTCTTAACTTGTTCATTGCATAAAAATTACACCAGCATTGTGTTGTTTTAGCTCCGCATTCATGGTTGTCATGCATGATTCAGCATCTGGACTGCAGTATGCAGTTGTCCATTTTCACTGCCATGTTAGTGAAACTACATTTAAAACCTCAGTTGGAAATGTAGTTTGTCCACTGTTTGTGATGCTGGAACTGTGATTTTGAGTAGGGTGAGAACGGATATTGCAACTGactgaaaagaaataattggaATAGCAGGATCTCTTCTGTTTCCAACCACGTTTTAATTATTAAGGATGAACCTAATTCGAAAGACTCCAGGAAGCCAGTGATGCTCTCTGCTTGTAACTTTGCTTAGTGTTAATTTGATTAGCAGCTATTGCAAGCATTGCCTGTGCCTCTTGTTTGTTCACAATCTCAAATAATTCTTGGTGctgtttctttcattgtagCTTGGTCCAAAGGAAGAGGATGTATCAAAGCCTGTGAACCCATTTGTGTTCTTTCTGCGGTTTATTTTGGGTGCCATGGCAGCAACGTACTATGTGCTGGTCCCTATCTACATGTGGCTCAAAGATCAAATTGTACCCAAAGGTAGACCAATCTAAAACAGATTTGAGTAGATCAGATCTAGAGTTGCTACCACTCATTCACGGTTTCTGGACgcatcttttcttttgaacaTTTTAGACAGTTTCCACCTCCTCTGACTACCCAAGTTTCTTGAGCAAACTCGGAGCTCACCAGTAATGTAAACGTACTTCTAG
The Ricinus communis isolate WT05 ecotype wild-type chromosome 1, ASM1957865v1, whole genome shotgun sequence DNA segment above includes these coding regions:
- the LOC8276696 gene encoding 2-methyl-6-phytyl-1,4-hydroquinone methyltransferase, chloroplastic, producing MASSMLNGAENLTLMRIKSTNHKGLSFSGSDFNGKHFPRVNLTSSSRILKTTIIAPKCSLSASRPASQPRFIQHKKEAFWFYRFLSIVYDHVINPGHWTEDMRDDALEPADLSDRNMLVVDVGGGTGFTTLGIVKHVDAKNVTILDQSPHQLAKAKQKEPLKECKIIEGDAEDLPFPTDYADRYVSAGSIEYWPDPQRGIREAYRVLKLGGKACLIGPVYPTFWLSRFFADVWMLFPKEEEYIEWFQKAGFKDVQLKRIGPKWYRGVRRHGLIMGCSVTGVKPASGDSPLQLGPKEEDVSKPVNPFVFFLRFILGAMAATYYVLVPIYMWLKDQIVPKGRPI